One Nicotiana tomentosiformis chromosome 4, ASM39032v3, whole genome shotgun sequence genomic window carries:
- the LOC104118795 gene encoding pentatricopeptide repeat-containing protein At2g17140 produces MEQQTKTLTKALIKNSSNPKLAWQLFKRTLSTPNPPLYSIPSLTRILLHSQMLSEIHTLHSFLLSLSPQISLPSQYTLVKLVATYGYIQDAISLFKSTRSHLPHQPPPNVSLYNLLMHKSLKFDCPNFLSWLYKDMISACVSPVTYTFNLLIGGLCNSNRLGDARHLFDVMREKGCQPNEFTFGILIRGYCEFGLPLEGLKLLDMMKMMGVCPNVIISNTLIASFCKKGDVDDAERLVERMREDGLVPDVVTFNSRISALCNSGKILEASRIFRDMQIDEVFDLPRPNVVTFNLMLQGFCERGMLEDARTLTESMKKDGIFFNVQSYNIWLCGLVKNKKMLEAQSVLKEMSENGVAPTIYSYNIVIDGLCKNGMLGDAKMLMSLMVSDGKFPDTVTYSTLLHGYSMKSKVTEAKNILHEMMKRGCIPNTYTCNTLLHSMWKEGKISEAQQLLQKMNERGYGLDIVSCNIVIHGLCRTGEVDKAVEIVSEMWSHGSAALGDLGKSFMSLVNEDDHGRKCLPDLITYSTIISSLFREGKLDEAKKKFLEMMGKKLYPDSIIYNTILHHLCKRGKVSSAFQVLKDMEKKGCNKSLRTYNSLILGLGSKNQIFEMCDLMDEMREKGISPNVYTYNIMTSCLCKSGRTEEAISLLNEMLQKGIIPNLHIFELLITSYCRTGEFRPAQEVFDIALSICGHKEALYALMFNEYLAGGEILEAKQLLETALDKRFDLGSFLYKDLIDKLSNEENLEGAHDILTRMMDIGYAFNPASFMPVIDGLRKLGNKQEADELAERMLEMVSEGKVGNKAYQNYRELNHAKRSKYGGDGWQAIVHRDDGSAAALKNLKRVQKGWGQGSVSSLRTPKNEILDD; encoded by the exons ATGGAGCAGCAAACCAAAACGCTAACCAAAGCATTAATCAAGAACTCCAGCAACCCCAAGCTGGCATGGCAACTCTTCAAACGCACTCTCTCAACTCCAAATCCTCCCCTCTATTCAATCCCTTCCCTAACCCGTATCCTCCTCCATTCCCAAATGCTTTCCGAAATCCACACACTTCACTCTTTCCTCCTTTCTCTATCCCCTCAAATCTCCCTTCCTTCTCAATACACCCTCGTCAAGCTCGTAGCAACTTACGGATATATTCAAGATGCCATTTCTCTCTTCAAATCTACTCGCTCTCACTTACCTCATCAACCACCACCCAATGTATCACTCTACAATTTGCTTATGCATAAGTCTTTGAAATTTGATTGTCCGAATTTCTTGTCTTGGTTGTACAAAGATATGATTTCTGCTTGCGTTTCGCCTGTTACTTATACTTTTAACCTTCTCATTGGCGGGTTGTGTAATTCGAATCGTTTGGGAGATGCCCGCCACCTGTTTGATGTTATGCGCGAGAAAGGGTGTCAGCCTAATGAGTTtacttttgggattttgattcgTGGCTATTGTGAATTTGGGCTTCCTTTAGAAGGTTTGAAACTTCTGGATATGATGAAAATGATGGGCGTTTGTCCTAACGTGATAATATCCAATACTTTGATTGCCAGTTTCTGCAAGAAAGGTGATGTTGATGACGCTGAGAGGTTGGTCGAGAGGATGAGGGAGGATGGGCTTGTTCCTGATGTTGTTACCTTCAATTCTAGAATTTCAGCTCTTTGTAACTCGGGGAAGATTCTTGAGGCTTCCAGAATTTTCAGGGATATGCAAATAGATGAGGTATTcgacttgccaaggccgaatgtTGTAACTTTCAATTTGATGTTGCAGGGGTTTTGTGAGAGAGGGATGCTTGAAGATGCGAGGACACTGACTGAGTCTATGAAGAAAGATGGTATTTTCTTCAATGTGCAGAGCTACAATATCTGGTTGTGTGGGTTGGTGAAGAATAAAAAGATGTTGGAGGCTCAAtcagtgctgaaagagatgtcgGAGAATGGAGTAGCTCCCACGATATATTCTTATAACATTGTGATTGATGGCCTCTGCAAGAATGGGATGCTTGGTGATGCCAAAATGCTGATGAGCTTAATGGTAAGTGATGGTAAATTTCCAGATACAGTCACTTATAGCACTCTACTCCATGGCTACTCCATGAAAAGTAAAGTGACTGAGGCAAAGAATATTCTGCATGAGATGATGAAGAGAGGCTGCATTCCAAATACGTACACTTGTAATACTCTGCTTCATAGCATGTGGAAAGAAGGGAAAATATCAGAGGCGCAGCAGTTACTGCAGAAGATGAATGAGAGAGGTTATGGCCTGGATATCGTGAGTTGCAACATAGTGATTCATGGTCTCTGCCGAACTGGAGAAGTGGACAAAGCTGTCGAGATTGTGAGTGAAATGTGGAGCCACGGAAGTGCTGCACTTGGTGATCTTGGAAAGTCGTTTATGAGCTTGGTTAATGAAGATGATCATGGGAGGAAATGCCTGCCCGACTTGATCACCTATTCAACCATAATTAGCAGTTTATTCAGAGAAGGGAAGCTTGATGAAGCTAAGAAGAAGTTTCTTGAGATGATGGGAAAGAAGTTGTACCCTGATTCAATTATTTATAATACTATTTTACATCATCTGTGTAAAAGAGGAAAGGTATCATCTGCATTTCAGGTTCTAAAGGACATGGAGAAGAAAGGTTGTAACAAGAGCTTACGAACTTATAATTCTTTGATACTCGGGTTGGGGAGCAAAAATCAAATATTCGAAATGTGTGACCTGATGGATGAAATGCGAGAAAAAGGGATTTCTCCAAATGTTTACACGTACAATATCATGACTAGCTGTCTATGCAAATCTGGGAGAACTGAAGAagcaatttctcttttgaatgaAATGTTACAGAAAGGAATAATTCCTAATCTGCATATCTTTGAGTTGCTTATTACATCATATTGCAGGACTGGTGAGTTCAGACCAGCTCAGGAGGTATTTGATATAGCCTTGAGTATATGTGGTCACAAGGAAGCGCTCTATGCACTGATGTTCAATGAATATCTTGCTGGAGGTGAAATCTTGGAAGCTAAGCAATTACTGGAAACTGCATTAGATAAACGCTTTGATCTAGGAAGCTTCCTTTACAAAGATCTTATTGACAAGCTTTCTAATGAGGAGAATTTAGAAGGTGCTCATGATATTCTCACCAGGATGATGGACATAGGATATGCGTTTAATCCTGCATCATTCATGCCAGTCATTGATGGTTTACGTAAATTGGGTAATAAGCAGGAGGCAGATGAACTAGCGGAGAGGATGCTGGAGATGGTTTCAGAAGGTAAGGTGGGTAACAAAGCTTACCAAAACTATAGGGAGTTAAATCATGCGAAGCGAAGCAAATATGGTGGAGATGGTTGGCAGGCAATTGTGCACAG AGACGATGGAAGTGCAGCAGCCTTGAAAAATTTGAAGCGGGTGCAGAAAGGATGGGGTCAAGGAAGTGTATCAAGTCTCCGAACTCCCAAAAATGAAATTCTGGATGACTAG